One region of Alcanivorax sediminis genomic DNA includes:
- the holA gene encoding DNA polymerase III subunit delta, translating into MRLRPEQLGKHLSADLKPVYLVAGDEPLQQQELLDDLRRAARDQGFDERHRFSSDTGIDWNALRNEAQSMSLFGGRRILELVLNSKRPDKNGSEILREIFASPSSDTLLLIHCSKLDRRKDWNSAWVKALDEIGAIIEVWPVEGNNLRNWLQDRLASRGLHANDDAMALLIERSEGNLLAAAQEVDKLSLLVENGQVSPEDVQQAVGDSSRYSPFDLTEATAQGDAHRVMHIIQTLRAEGVEPPVLLWALSRDIRMLDGMVAGGQPPRLPPQRARAMQLQAQRLNPQQLRAAQASAIRADQCVKGMAKGDPWQHITNLALRLAGKPLPRSMER; encoded by the coding sequence ATGCGGCTGCGTCCGGAGCAACTCGGCAAGCACCTGTCTGCAGATCTGAAACCAGTGTATCTGGTTGCCGGAGACGAACCCTTGCAGCAACAGGAACTGCTTGACGACCTGCGCCGGGCCGCCCGTGATCAAGGCTTCGACGAACGGCACCGGTTTTCTTCAGATACCGGCATCGACTGGAACGCCCTGCGCAATGAAGCCCAGAGCATGAGCCTGTTCGGTGGCCGCCGGATTCTGGAGCTGGTACTCAACAGCAAACGTCCGGACAAAAACGGCAGCGAAATTCTCCGCGAAATTTTCGCCTCGCCCTCGTCCGACACCCTGCTACTGATTCACTGTTCCAAACTGGATCGCCGCAAGGATTGGAATAGCGCCTGGGTGAAAGCCCTTGACGAGATCGGCGCGATCATTGAAGTGTGGCCGGTGGAGGGCAACAACCTGCGTAACTGGCTGCAAGACCGGCTGGCCAGCCGCGGCTTGCATGCCAATGATGATGCCATGGCGCTGCTGATCGAACGCAGTGAGGGCAATCTGTTGGCCGCCGCCCAGGAAGTGGACAAGCTGTCGCTGCTGGTTGAAAACGGTCAGGTGAGCCCGGAAGACGTTCAACAGGCGGTGGGCGATTCCAGTCGCTATTCCCCGTTTGACCTCACCGAAGCCACCGCCCAGGGTGATGCACATCGGGTAATGCACATTATCCAGACCCTGCGCGCCGAAGGGGTAGAACCGCCCGTACTGCTGTGGGCCCTGAGCCGCGACATCCGCATGCTCGATGGCATGGTCGCAGGTGGCCAGCCACCGCGGCTGCCGCCACAACGGGCCCGCGCCATGCAGCTCCAGGCTCAACGTCTCAATCCGCAACAGCTCCGTGCTGCCCAGGCCAGCGCCATCCGTGCCGACCAGTGCGTCAAAGGCATGGCCAAGGGCGACCCCTGGCAACACATCACCAATCTGGCCCTGCGCCTCGCCGGCAAGCCGCTGCCAAGAAGCATGGAACGGTAG